TCCTCGCACAATGAGCCAAGACCTTTGTATCATGTGCTCTACCAGGCACACCGAGATATGCGTATATGAACTTCATGTCGAAGTTACATATAGCAAGAACATTCATTGTAACTCCTTTTCTGCCATTATATGCTTCTGCATTTTGACTTGGAGGACGAACCGACACATGAGTTCCATCAAGTGGTCCAACACAATCTCTGAAATGAGGCCAATACCGATCATCATTCCTCAAAACAAGACTTACTCTTCCAAACTCGCCTTCTTGTGGTCTTAGTGTATCCGCTGCAAACTTGAGAAGAGCACTCAAGACATCATCAAGCTTCCTTTGTACCGTATCCAATGATCTTTGATACCTTGCAGCAATATCCCGCTTAGTCTTATCTTGACCAACAGTCTCGAGAAACATCGCAACAGATTCCTCAAGGTAGACATGGTGAGTCTCTTTCAATCCATATCGCTCAGCTAGCATCTTGCACAAAACTTCAAAAGTCCTTTGATTCATTCGAAGAATGTAATAACATTGCTGATCAGATTCGTACATAAGTTGTTGAACATGTTGCCATCCTGCTCCTCGATCTGTTCTATGTCTCAATCTCTCAGTAATAGGCACATCAAACAAACCAAGTTCATCATCATAATCACCATCCTCATTTTCCAATATCCATCTTTCAAGCATCTACAACACAATACTgaataaatcatcattaaaatggaTAGTATTATAGGCAAACAAAACAGCCATAAGCTCAAGTTCTAATTATTATAGACCAATCATACAGACCTGTAAAACTAGACGCggcatatatataattatataatcacACAGACCTGTAATTCAATGATTAATAATGTGTATCTTTGGAAGTAACAATGCGTATCTTTGGgtcttattaaaacaaaagactTATGTTTTACAAAACTACACACGTATGTTTGGAAAtattcagatgcaaaggctcaCATTCAACAAGTGCAAAgattcagatgcaaaggctcaCATTCTTTACGACAATGACTAACAAATATCTAGCAAACAAAAGCTACAGCCAAAACACAATGGAAACAAGATCAGAGCCAAGACATAATGGAAGCAAATGTAACAGATTTCTTATTAACATAAAACAAAAGGTAGTTTCATACAAAGATCAGACGCTGACGCAGGTAACTgtggcaaccaaacgaacaatACTGTTGATGGCTCCAAAGGAAGACGACAATGTTTAGGCTTTTATATAATTAGGTATAAACGCACACGTACACGGTTAAAATGATTGATGAAGCTTTGGTTAGTCAATAATAAAACCATCAAACCGGTTCATTTCAATAAAATGAGgtaaaactaaaccaattttGAAACTGGGTTGGTTCATAAACCTCTCGCGATTTTTTTGTTCTTCGAAATTAAAGATACTCCGGGAGCGGGTCCTTACATTCTCCCTGTATGTGACACCGTCCTTGCTGGTGGGGTGGTTGCCATGGACCTGTCGGCACCTGAGGTCGAAGTTCAGCCATCGGGTTCCTCCTCCCCAAGCCAAGAGAGTGATCGTCTTAGGGCTGCTTGCTCCGAGCGCGACTCTGGCTGCTGCGCCAAAGAGTCGCAAGAGGCCGAGCGCTAAATCGGACGCGGCCAAGAGGAAGAGATGCACCGAGGCTGGCGATTTGCCTGCCAAGGCATCTGGTTCGGGTTTGTCGTTGCGACATCGCACCAAGGTTTGTTTCGAGTAAACAAATTCTCTCTTTCTTAGTGTGCGCGTGTTGATCGCTTCTTGATCACCCCCTTTTGGCTTGCAGTTTGTTTTGCTGATTgacgggatgatcagcgaatgcGGATCGGAGGTCGAGCGTCTCGCTAAGGAGTTAGAGGAGTCGAGGGAAAATTCGTCGCAGCTCGAAGGGAAGTTGAAGGTCATCGAGGATGCTCATTCCCTCGAAGAGGCTCTGTTTGAGTCTAGGATCGGCGAGCTTGAGCATGATCTTGGGAAGACCGCGAGCTCTTTGCTTAAGGCTAAAGCGCAAGGTCAAGAGTGGAGAGGGATCATCGGTTTGCATGATCGGAAAGGCCAAGGAAGTCATGCGCGCTGAGTTTCAGACCTGTCTGGTGAGGATCGCCGATTCCCTTGACTCCCTATCGCCGATTCCCTTGACTCCCTAGCGGCCATGCACTTCGGGGGTATGGCCTTGGCCGGGGTTGAGGAAGGGACGAACGAGGTCGGTGAGGCGCCTCTTTCTCCGCGAGCCGAAGGGGCCACACTTCCCCTCCGTAGGGCGGAATTGGTTGATGCGGAAGGAGACTTTGACCAGATCCTAGTGGGCCTGAAGTCTGAGTGCATCCTTCCATCTTGTTCGCGTGAGCCTAAGGGTCAGGTTCCCGTAGCTGAGGACGGCGGAGGAAAAATGGCTCCGATCCTAGAAGGGGCGATTGGTGAAGGTGAAGCTCCGCATGCGGAGGATGATTGAGTTTGCAGTCTCGTGTAAGACTTTTATTTCTATGTTTTTGTTCCGGCCAAGTGTGGCTGTGTTTTTATCTTGGTACTGGCCgcttgtggctttgaatccccgtCGCTTCTGCGATTTTTAAATGAACTTTATTTTTGCGTTTTTAAGAGCTTTATTGAATaatttatatgggtgtagagggaagaatacgagttgtcatctcgtaaccTAACTCTGGGTGTACTATTGTATCCATGAtttgtttcgagagttttccgcagtaaactggcgggatttctgaagacggtcgtatcagggtgtttgatactatgcctagagatgttagagaccagtgtacTGGGTTTAGTGTAAGACATAGGTCTAATCACGGCtttagggggtgcgatgactacttcGACTTACGTTTCCCATATCGTTTTTGACCTGATTCCGTCCCactttaaagtccgcgatatattctcggcttacgtgacttgtatggtaggaatcgagcaactcttcgaggacaatttttaagtctcctgaaagtgctgaccaaaatttcggaatTTTTATATAGtgctattacccttgtgtcgggtgtTTGAGAGGTATCTCTACGAGACGGcttagtctgtttaggacgttgagaatttgttgtgatcagcaacaaacttatcggtagatattaccgttttAGATTTTTCGCGAAGGATACGTGTTAAGAAGGAGTGTGTGTTTTATAGTCGTGGATGGACTGTTTTAAAGTCAGTGTTCCCTTCACTTGAAAATTTCTGACGAAAAAGAGTCCTTCGGGCGTTAG
This Brassica napus cultivar Da-Ae chromosome C6, Da-Ae, whole genome shotgun sequence DNA region includes the following protein-coding sequences:
- the LOC106434522 gene encoding protein ALP1-like — protein: MLERWILENEDGDYDDELGLFDVPITERLRHRTDRGAGWQHVQQLMYESDQQCYYILRMNQRTFEVLCKMLAERYGLKETHHVYLEESVAMFLETVGQDKTKRDIAARYQRSLDTVQRKLDDVLSALLKFAADTLRPQEGEFGRVSLVLRNDDRYWPHFRDCVGPLDGTHVSVRPPSQNAEAYNGRKGVTMNVLAICNFDMKFIYAYLGVPGRAHDTKVLAHCARNEASFPHPPPGKYYLVDSGYPTRTEYLGPHRSMRYHLGQFARGGPPVSARELFNQKHSGLRSVIEMAFGVWKEKWRILDRQHPKYGLVKWIKLVKATMALHNFIRDSHREDHDFVQWQSDGEGEAEGEELDSDSDEEEGDGGGGGGGEHIVYEPTGDRAIEALRKNITNEYGRDRLPY